The Deltaproteobacteria bacterium genomic interval GGGCAGGTCGTATTCGCGGGTCCATTCGGCGACGCGTTCGGGGCGGCCAAAAAAGGGACTGACAAAATGCAGGCCCAGCACGGAATGGCCAAGGCTTTGCATCAGTTTGGCGGCCAGGATACTGTCCAGGCCACCGGAAAAAAGGGACAGGGCGTCGAAGGTGTTCATGCTCCGGGCAGCTAGCCAAAGCCGGGAGACGGGGCAAGGGAAAAACCAGGGGGCACCGCTGTTCGTGGCGCCTAGTCGTCCAGTTTCAGCGGCAGCAGGGCCGCGCTCTCGGCGGCTGGCAGGTCCTGGACATCCTTGAGCTTGCGGCCCACGGCCCTGGATCGGACCTGGGCCTTTTCGATGGTTTCCGAGGCCTGGTGCAACTTTTTCTGTACCGCGTCGAGCATGTCCCCGTATTTACCCCATTCTCCCTTGACGGCTCCGAGCAGGGCCCAGACCTCGCTGGAACGCTTCTGAATGGCCAGGGTCCGAAAACCCATCTGTAGGCTGGTCAGGATGGACCACAGGGTGGTCGGGCCGGCGATGACCACGCGCAGATCGCGCTGGACGCTCTCGCACAGACCCGGCCGCCGGATGACCTCGGCGAACAGGCCCTCGATGGGCACAAACAAAATGCCAAAGTCCGTGGTCCGGGGCGGATGCAGATATTTGTCGCGGATGTCCTTGGCGCAGGAACGGACCCGCGTTTCCAGCTGGCGACCGGCGAGCTCGGCTCCGCTCGCGTCGCCGCGTTCCTGGGCGTCCACCAGGCGTTGGTAGTCCTCCACCGGGAATTTGGCGTCAATGGGTAGCAAAATCGGCGCCGCTTCGTCCTGACCGGGCAGCTTGACCGCGAACTCGACCCGCTCCGCGCCCAGTCCCGTGGCCGCGTTGACGACATACTGCTCCGCGCTCAAAACCTGTTCCAGGAGCGCCCCAAGCTGAACCTCGCCCCAGGTGCCACGCGTCTTGACATTGCTCAGCACCTTTTTCAA includes:
- the rmuC gene encoding DNA recombination protein RmuC; this translates as MPGWIVEFLPLAGAVFSALAALTALIIALRLPNRSLAQLHARLEILEALQDRTERVMREELARGREDATRLAQEQRRELGEIMKSLGTALLQRQTEAASDHSDQLESLRVQSMSLAKAQREEVTATLARVSETMSATMKDLAAVEKTQLDAMADSLARLTQSNAAKLDEVRATVDGRLQALQADNARQLETMRQTVDEKLQGTLEKRLGESFRQVSERLELVHKGLGEMQTLALGVGDLKKVLSNVKTRGTWGEVQLGALLEQVLSAEQYVVNAATGLGAERVEFAVKLPGQDEAAPILLPIDAKFPVEDYQRLVDAQERGDASGAELAGRQLETRVRSCAKDIRDKYLHPPRTTDFGILFVPIEGLFAEVIRRPGLCESVQRDLRVVIAGPTTLWSILTSLQMGFRTLAIQKRSSEVWALLGAVKGEWGKYGDMLDAVQKKLHQASETIEKAQVRSRAVGRKLKDVQDLPAAESAALLPLKLDD